CGGTGGCAGTTTTGGTCTAACAAACCAAAAAACTTGAGGTTGcaaattttgtttctttgtgTTTTGACGAGTTTTAATGGATGACTTAactatgaaataaaattacaatgTATTAAAGCCGACAAGAGCATGATGCATCTGTCGTCTCTGTAGAAGTCCTTAGTGTTATAACTTATACGTGGTAGTGAGAAGCCAAGTATATTTGTGACACCAAATGATCCTGGTACCTCTCAGTGGCTTtatgttgatgttccagcaatTGCTCGAGCTTGTGGGCTTTCTGAGAAAGCACTCTATATGGAAGCTatcaatgacaatatcaaaGCAATCAGCCCGTACCCTGTTCCAAAGCATGCCAATGCGCTTAGTCGTAGCTCAGTTATGACACAAGATCATCTTAATTATACATTAATTTGGTATGTATCATTCTGTTGCCCTTTTGTTGGTCATTCACTCAAATTTGCACCCTTTTGTACTCGATACATCTTTTATCAAATGAGCTTGATTTGACTCTCTCTTAGTATTTTTCTCATTAAAATCCTAAATTTTCCTACCACCTCCATGTATTCTTGGCTTCCATTTTATTCCCATGATTTGTCGCAAACTACACGAAAATATGGGTTAATTGCATTAGGCACAATGTGAAAAAAGTCTACAAAGCATAACCACCCCTAGAAAAAAGTATGAGCAGATTCAAATATTCTCCGATGTTTGGTAAGGGTAATGCATGTCAAGTCAAGatgagaaaaaatatttctctcaaaagttaaagatcaaataaaaagaatgaaaagaaaatggagtaaatgttgaaaaaaaaagacGGGCAAAAAGATGATAGCCCACTGATCATTATCCTAAAACACGCTGCACAGACTGCACCACCGATCCACCGCCACCAACGCCGAGAATCTACATACCCCCGACGGCGGAGTCTGCGGCGACTCTTCCACGAATTCCGCCGGGGGTAGGACCCTCCCCTCAGCAAACAAAGCCCGCCCATTACGTGGCTGTCCTAGAACAATCCCTTCTTCCAGCTCCACCGCTGCACTGCCCGACTCTCCAAACCTCCTCTCCACTTCCAGATACTCTCCCAAAGACGCCCTTCTGGCGGCGTCACCCTCTTCCCCACACAACATCCACCACCTCCGCCTCTTCCGCGCCATAACCCCTCCCCTGACTTTCTCCGGTTTCCTGCTCCTCCGGCCTACAGTCGCCGCGGAGAGAGGATTCTCCCGCTGGGACGCGGCCCTGAAGGTGATGGCCTGGAGGGTCACGCCCATAAGGGTGCCCAGTGTGGTACTTCCATCATGGAAGAATGATCCTGTTGACTGCAAAAAAACACACctttcattttcaagaaataattTGCGGGATTTTACTGGAAAGATCAAAAGGGTGAACAATATTTCTACCTCGGTGTCGAGATCAGAAGAAGACAGCGAAGAAGCGGAGGGGGAGGAGGGTGGTGGCACCATATCATTCGCCGGATCTAACATCAGTGCGTCACTCTGTGTGTGTGGAAATGGTGTTTTGTCGGTAGAAATGGAGGAAGCAACAACTATATCATGGCTACCAAGTGAAATCCAACGTAGAAtaagttttttattattattattttattttataattttgaaattgacTAGTGGATTAAATTATATTAGAtagggaaattggccttcagtctccagccgtcgattttttttgtgttcagtcacTGAGTACTTTTTTAATActacatttccacatgaagtgtaccacattttgtatgacatagtaccacaattttgtgggtagggaatgaacccaaagaaatattttgattgaggatttttcaccaattTCTTCTACAATAAACTCGTTTCATAAAATGTTGATAAAAAGACCGACGCACTTCTTTTTAAtagagaataaattttttatttcaatgtaAGATGAACAGCTTTGATCATCATTTTTTCAGTACTAGTCGATAGTTGTATTTCTGATATACATTATCCATTTATTATTTGTCTGaagtatttataattttttgaaaaaggaTTTTTTTTCTCCTACtattaaatacatatatataagatTTTTTGCACATCTTTTAAGTTAAAATTTACAAttcatttatattattattattattattattattaattataaattgaAGAAGGCTCCACACACCTAAAGTGAAAATGAAACTTTCCACCTAAGTAAGGTGAACAATAATTCTGTGAAATGTTGCATGGAAAGCAAATGGACCACTCGATGTACACAATTGATATCCCAACAAATTTTATAGTTGGTTGGAAGCAGTGTTTTCTAAATCGATCCGAtcaattcatgtattttaattttttttaaaaaaaatttatgtctaaattttaaaatattatttttttggttatataatcgattttgaattttattaaaatattattttagtaatattagacttttattttgattttttttttactttttaaaaaatatatatttatattttattatatgtattgtttagattttaaacttgaataaatatattttttattatatatatatatatacgcatttaagatatttaaaatttaaaatatattatttactatattatattattttatataatataacgaTTTTCCGGTCCGACCGTAAGTCGGTTAAACTATTTTTTAAGGTAAATCGGCTCGATTACTGGTacgattattaaaatattgatttgaatATTAACAGTGtgtttggatatatatatatttcttaaatattttgataatatttggaaaaaacttttaactttttaatgtgcttaaaattaaaattcatagtTTGATATTTATTCTCCaacttcttaaaaaaataatagaaagtattttttttattgtctattcaaataaaaatggttttgttcTTCACACATATTAAAATGTTCATCTTGATAAATCACTTGTATTGCTAAcatgtattaattaatatacGATCTCTTCAATCAGAAAATGTCATCAAAGGTATTGCTCTAGATCCAATGTACTTGAGCATGTAGTGTCCAATAAATTTATTGATAGACGATTTTACGTATGTATTTTTGTGAAgctaattgatttaatttatatttagaataaaaattaatatttttgacataaaaaaaatattttttatcagtCAAATTAGATAGAAAATATGTTTCACGAAATTGAATCGAGACTTTCTACACGCTCTTTTGCCtatatatttatcttaaatgAAACCGtcttcatttattttttctgATAACATGTTCTTTAATTATATACTCATAAAAATCAAGAATCTATCGATACTTCTTCATTCTGACAAAACTAATTATCTTTTATAGGTTTAGAGAATTTTAACCATCATATTTTCTATCGGacaataaaagtttaaaataagcATATATTTCTAACATCTagtttatgtataaaaaaaaaagacgtattaaaataaaattgtttattatatatgagtgaaaaatattataatatatgtaaACTTATGTGAAAaagattaatttttatgataaaaatattactttttatatgaGATTTATTATCTTTTATCTCATGTGTTATTCGTCATTCATCCATGAGCCAAAATATTGGGATtacaaacaaatatattttatcttcATTTAATTAAATAGATATCATAAAAcctatttaaaaatcatatctcaataaaaacatttattatatcatccgtaacacaaaaaaatattttggaaattttttatgttaatgtaATTTATACAAGAATATTATGTAATATAAATTCGGGAATAAAGAAGAATGGACAAGTCTTAAATGTCGCtgtaataaaaatttttttaaaaaaatatggacACAATCTGATCACCGATTACGTTGGCCAACTCTTGCGTCAATGCCACCCACAACTGAATCCGAGTCCTCTCAGTATACTTGTCTCTCCCGACGCTATTTCTTCCCTCGATCACgttcaaagaaaataaataacagGAATAAGGAAGTCTTGAATCAAGTCAATGGCAGAGGCCAAGATCTACGAACTTAACAATTGCNaaaaaaaaaaaaaaaaaaaaacccacgtGATTTTAGTCTCGATCTTGTTATTTTCTTGTGAAAAAAAAAGTGAATCTTGGCGTGTTGTCGAGGGTAAATAAAGGTACTCATTGTTGTTCTTTCTCTGTTGGGGCATAAATTCTTATGAGTTTGTTAATTTACTTTTCTGAATATGGTATTCCCCCCTTCATGTTTATGTGCAGAAAGGGGCTTCTCCTTACTTTGGTTGCATGGTGGGTCGAGTGGCAAACAGGATCAAAGCTGGGAAGTTTACTCTAAACGGTGTTGAGTACTCATTACCTGTTAACAAACCTCCAAACAGTGTCCATGGTATGTCGAATTAATTTTTGTATTCTCGTGATTCTGCTTCAAATGCATGTATGTTATTAAATGTGGTAGCCTAGAAGCGAGCGATGACAAGTTGGCCTAAATCATTGTTCTACATTTTAGCACACCCTTGTACTTGTAAACCGAAAGCCGGAAAATATATCTCCGGAAATAATATCCGCCATGTACACATTCATGTTAATTGGACATTGCAGGACAAAAACCAGCGGAGACCAACTTGACTTAGCTGCAGGGATTGTAAATTTATTGTGATATTCAATATAGTAGCTCCTGATATTTGGTTGTACAATTATAATAATTGTTTCATTGTTCTATAGTTTGCGAGCAACTGATGTGAAAcccttttttcaattttattttattattgcatATCTAGATTATAAGGCATTATATGTTAGTGCATTTGACATCGTTTCAATAAAGCAATTGTCTTGCCTTGAGCATGCACCTTAAATATCGATGATATGTCTTGTGAAGTCGAGGTTTCTTGGTTGTGGGTGTTTGTTGATGTTGATTGttgatcgatttttttttttttggttgaccTGCCTCACCTTGTTGTTATCTTTAGAAAAGTAAATATCTTTATAAATTCCAGAATCAAATTCTCTGGATATAAACTATAACTATCGGTATTTAAAggaagataaatattttttatttcttcatgAGTGAATGAAGTGTAGCTGAAGAAGAATTTTATATAACTTGAGTGTTGTTTTGCTTACTTAATTATATAGTTGAGCCCTATTTGTCTCACATATGGAAAATTGATTCTTAcccataaaaataaagaaaaaattgttATTCCTGATAAGCAGTCTTCCTTACCGTTTTCAGATCTCGTCTGTTTGCTTGTCTGATATCAGATTGA
This window of the Primulina huaijiensis isolate GDHJ02 chromosome 3, ASM1229523v2, whole genome shotgun sequence genome carries:
- the LOC140972859 gene encoding uncharacterized protein At3g17950-like → MLDPANDMVPPPSSPSASSLSSSDLDTESTGSFFHDGSTTLGTLMGVTLQAITFRAASQRENPLSAATVGRRSRKPEKVRGGVMARKRRRWWMLCGEEGDAARRASLGEYLEVERRFGESGSAAVELEEGIVLGQPRNGRALFAEGRVLPPAEFVEESPQTPPSGVCRFSALVAVDRWCSLCSVF